A single window of Ignavibacteriota bacterium DNA harbors:
- the mtaB gene encoding tRNA (N(6)-L-threonylcarbamoyladenosine(37)-C(2))-methylthiotransferase MtaB: protein MNKKVSLYTLGCKLNFSETSIIGNEFLKNGFEKVEFDNCADVYVINTCTVTENAEKDCRQIVRKALKTNPNAYVIITGCYAQLRADEISKIEGVDAVLGSSEKFKIFDLIKEFEKKEVSCIYVNSEINEFNSAHSSDGDDRTRAYFKIQDGCDYKCTFCTIPLARGGSRSLETDLAVKQFTELVHQGYKEIILTGVNVGDYGKNISENFYSLLKRLINVEGDFRIRLSSIEPNLLSDEIINLTAENSKICNHFHIPLQSGSDKILKLMQRRYNTNFYKEVIEKIADKIPDVGIGIDVIIGFPGESENEFLETYNFLNQLPASYLHVFTYSERPNTKAITMNDKVSIEDKKRRSSMLRILSEKKKNVFYRNMIGKNLKVLFEETEKEKSIFGFTSNYVRVKYPFETDLANKFKFVKIKGVEDNICLVENFINHSQEILL, encoded by the coding sequence ATGAATAAAAAAGTTTCATTATATACGCTAGGCTGTAAATTGAATTTTTCAGAAACTTCAATTATTGGGAATGAATTTTTAAAGAATGGTTTCGAAAAAGTTGAGTTTGATAATTGTGCTGATGTCTATGTAATTAATACTTGTACTGTTACCGAAAATGCGGAAAAAGACTGCAGACAAATAGTTAGAAAAGCATTGAAAACTAATCCCAATGCTTACGTTATTATTACCGGATGTTATGCGCAGCTTAGAGCAGATGAAATTTCGAAAATTGAAGGTGTTGACGCGGTTTTAGGAAGTTCGGAAAAATTTAAAATATTTGATCTTATTAAGGAGTTTGAAAAGAAAGAAGTTTCATGCATTTATGTAAATTCGGAAATAAATGAATTTAATTCAGCGCATTCTTCAGATGGTGATGATAGAACAAGGGCATATTTTAAAATTCAAGACGGCTGTGATTATAAGTGTACATTTTGTACAATTCCTTTGGCAAGAGGTGGAAGCAGAAGTCTTGAAACTGATTTAGCGGTGAAACAATTTACTGAATTGGTACATCAAGGATATAAAGAAATTATTTTAACCGGAGTTAATGTAGGAGATTACGGAAAAAATATTAGCGAGAATTTTTATTCTCTTTTAAAAAGGTTAATAAATGTAGAAGGTGATTTTAGAATTAGGCTCAGCTCTATTGAACCAAATCTTCTTTCTGATGAAATAATTAATTTAACCGCTGAAAATTCTAAAATATGCAATCATTTTCATATTCCTCTTCAAAGCGGAAGTGATAAAATTCTTAAACTTATGCAGCGCAGATATAACACAAATTTTTATAAAGAGGTTATAGAAAAAATTGCGGATAAAATTCCCGATGTTGGAATAGGCATAGATGTAATTATTGGATTTCCGGGAGAAAGTGAAAATGAATTCTTGGAAACTTATAATTTCTTAAATCAATTACCCGCATCGTATCTTCACGTATTTACTTATTCAGAAAGACCAAATACCAAAGCAATTACAATGAATGATAAAGTTTCAATCGAAGATAAAAAAAGAAGAAGCAGTATGCTGAGAATTTTAAGTGAAAAAAAGAAAAATGTTTTTTACAGAAATATGATTGGTAAAAATTTAAAAGTTCTTTTTGAGGAAACAGAAAAAGAAAAATCAATATTTGGGTTTACGTCGAATTATGTGAGGGTAAAATATCCATTTGAAACTGACTTGGCAAATAAATTCAAATTTGTTAAAATTAAAGGTGTTGAAGATAATATTTGTTTAGTTGAAAATTTTATTAATCATTCTCAAGAAATTCTATTATGA
- a CDS encoding ATP-binding protein, producing MNRRKLLSKIEIGESLYVEFKQRFSDYLKIAKEIIAFANTKGGVIIFGIDDDGSIYGVESEKSETELIKETFENYCEPKVNYEISYHSLENKEIVCVEIPESENKPHRIQDYKSKLDINTAQVYIRVNDKSVPASKEMIKILQSRSTEHTLKNYSIGKNEKIVFEYLRENDFISAKKLSAIANISTRRASRTLINLVRANILAIHTKDDGEDYFTNLT from the coding sequence ATGAACCGCCGAAAATTATTGAGCAAAATTGAAATAGGCGAATCTTTGTATGTAGAATTTAAGCAAAGATTTTCAGACTATCTTAAAATTGCGAAAGAAATTATAGCTTTTGCAAATACAAAAGGCGGTGTAATTATTTTTGGTATTGATGACGACGGCTCCATCTACGGAGTTGAAAGTGAAAAAAGCGAGACTGAATTAATAAAAGAAACATTTGAAAATTATTGCGAACCAAAGGTCAATTATGAAATTAGTTATCACAGCCTGGAAAACAAAGAAATTGTTTGTGTTGAAATTCCTGAGTCGGAAAATAAGCCGCATAGAATTCAAGATTATAAATCCAAATTAGATATAAATACTGCACAAGTTTATATTCGGGTTAACGATAAAAGTGTTCCGGCAAGTAAAGAAATGATCAAAATTTTACAAAGCAGAAGCACTGAACATACTCTTAAAAACTATTCGATTGGAAAAAATGAAAAAATTGTTTTTGAATATTTAAGAGAAAATGATTTTATATCCGCAAAAAAACTAAGCGCAATCGCAAACATATCTACAAGAAGAGCTTCCAGAACGCTAATAAACTTAGTAAGAGCCAATATTTTGGCAATTCACACAAAAGATGACGGTGAAGATTACTTTACCAATCTTACTTAG
- the arfB gene encoding aminoacyl-tRNA hydrolase, whose translation MLKITQNIEINENDLMFSFIRSSGPGGQNVNKVSTAVQLKFDLNSSDDLPEDVKLKLIKIGGKKISSKGILIIEAKRFRTQEKNKSDAIERLIKLIKSAAVQEKKRIKTKPSKAVEQKRIESKKYNSQKKEKRKKYFQNNLE comes from the coding sequence ATGTTGAAGATTACACAAAATATTGAAATTAATGAGAATGATTTAATGTTTTCGTTCATTAGATCTTCCGGCCCTGGCGGACAAAATGTAAATAAAGTTTCTACTGCTGTTCAGTTAAAATTTGATTTGAATTCTTCCGATGATTTACCGGAAGATGTAAAGTTAAAACTTATTAAAATCGGCGGAAAAAAAATTTCTTCAAAGGGAATTTTAATTATTGAAGCGAAGAGATTTAGAACCCAAGAAAAAAATAAGTCGGATGCAATTGAAAGATTGATAAAATTAATAAAATCCGCGGCAGTTCAAGAAAAAAAACGAATAAAGACAAAACCTTCAAAAGCTGTGGAACAAAAAAGGATTGAAAGTAAAAAATATAATTCGCAAAAGAAGGAAAAACGTAAAAAATATTTTCAGAATAATTTGGAGTAA
- a CDS encoding P-II family nitrogen regulator yields the protein MKKVEAIIRSHLLENVKDALFELGIGGLTISEIRGYGRQKGHKEIYRGNEYQIEFVPKLKLEIVVDDNIFEKVIDVIIEKAKTGKIGDGKIFISEVEDVIRIRTGESGPEAL from the coding sequence ATGAAAAAAGTTGAAGCTATAATTCGATCGCATTTATTAGAAAATGTAAAAGACGCTTTGTTTGAATTAGGAATAGGCGGATTAACAATATCCGAGATTAGAGGTTATGGTAGGCAAAAAGGTCATAAAGAAATATATCGAGGGAATGAATATCAAATAGAATTTGTTCCGAAGTTAAAATTAGAAATTGTTGTTGATGACAACATATTTGAAAAAGTTATTGATGTAATAATTGAAAAAGCCAAAACCGGAAAAATTGGCGATGGTAAAATATTTATTTCCGAAGTTGAAGATGTAATAAGAATTAGAACGGGAGAAAGCGGTCCAGAAGCTCTTTAA
- a CDS encoding RNA methyltransferase produces the protein MKKLSHSEISINRAKLDNIDKVNKLPVVVILNSIRSSYNVGSIFRTSDGAMIEKLYLCGYTPHPPNKDVLKTALGSQDSVKWEFIEDAKEIILNYKTKGYTICALEQTSKNILYSELKSENLPLCLIVGNEISGVNQELIDLCDISIEIPQYGIKQSLNVAVAYGIAIFELRKIYNSK, from the coding sequence ATGAAAAAACTTTCGCACTCTGAAATTTCCATAAACAGAGCAAAATTAGATAATATTGATAAAGTAAATAAATTACCCGTTGTTGTAATATTAAATTCAATTAGAAGCAGTTACAACGTTGGCTCCATTTTCAGAACTTCTGACGGCGCAATGATAGAAAAACTTTACCTTTGCGGATATACACCTCATCCCCCGAATAAAGATGTTCTTAAAACTGCATTAGGTTCTCAGGATAGTGTTAAGTGGGAATTTATTGAAGATGCCAAAGAAATAATTTTAAATTACAAAACAAAAGGCTACACAATTTGTGCGCTTGAACAGACAAGTAAAAATATTTTGTATTCGGAATTAAAAAGTGAAAACTTGCCTTTATGTTTAATTGTCGGCAATGAAATAAGCGGCGTAAATCAAGAGTTAATTGATCTTTGCGATATATCAATAGAAATACCTCAATATGGAATTAAACAATCATTGAACGTTGCCGTTGCTTATGGCATTGCAATTTTTGAATTGAGAAAAATTTACAATTCTAAGTAA
- the rlmN gene encoding 23S rRNA (adenine(2503)-C(2))-methyltransferase RlmN → MKNIIDIKNFNLEELQKFIKEMGDSAFRGKQIFNWIYENYAIDFDEMTNIPISLRNRLKNEANINSLKLTKKKSSTSTETVKYLFETNDGKKIESVIIPEKERRTLCISTQVGCPLDCKFCATGVMGYTRNLSVGEILDQYLLTSKDILPNEITNIVFMGMGEPLLNYSSTEKVLKILLQDLGNKIGRTRITVSTAGIPNKIRELADSGLRVKLALSLHSCFNEVRNKIMPINLKYNIEENIDALKYYAKQTKTKIMFEYTMLKGINDRKEDLDALKKLCGQLPSKVNIIPFNSISHIANDGFSSTLEPTPFEEVKEFAEKLMSKDIFVMLRNTQGNDIAAACGQLAIKEK, encoded by the coding sequence ATGAAAAATATAATTGATATAAAAAATTTTAATCTGGAAGAGCTTCAGAAATTCATAAAAGAAATGGGTGATTCCGCATTTAGAGGTAAGCAAATTTTTAATTGGATTTATGAAAATTATGCAATTGATTTTGATGAAATGACAAATATTCCTATTTCATTAAGAAATAGATTAAAAAATGAAGCAAATATAAATTCTTTAAAATTAACTAAGAAAAAATCCTCTACTTCGACCGAAACCGTAAAATATTTGTTTGAAACAAACGACGGGAAAAAGATCGAGTCGGTTATTATTCCCGAAAAAGAAAGAAGAACATTATGTATTTCAACACAAGTAGGCTGCCCGCTTGATTGTAAATTTTGTGCAACTGGAGTGATGGGATATACACGAAATTTATCTGTCGGAGAAATTCTGGATCAGTATTTGCTCACTTCAAAAGATATATTACCAAATGAAATTACAAATATTGTTTTTATGGGAATGGGCGAACCGCTTTTAAATTATTCTTCTACTGAAAAAGTTTTAAAAATTCTGCTTCAAGATCTTGGTAATAAAATTGGAAGAACAAGAATCACAGTATCAACAGCGGGAATTCCAAATAAAATTAGGGAATTGGCAGATTCTGGTTTAAGAGTTAAACTTGCGCTTTCGCTTCATTCGTGTTTTAATGAAGTTAGAAACAAAATAATGCCCATAAATTTAAAGTATAACATAGAAGAAAATATTGATGCATTGAAATATTATGCAAAGCAAACGAAAACTAAAATTATGTTTGAATATACAATGTTAAAAGGAATTAATGACAGAAAAGAAGATTTGGATGCGTTAAAAAAATTGTGCGGTCAATTACCTTCCAAAGTAAATATAATTCCATTCAACAGTATTTCACATATTGCAAATGATGGTTTTTCTTCAACATTAGAACCAACACCTTTTGAAGAAGTTAAAGAATTTGCTGAAAAATTAATGAGTAAAGATATTTTTGTAATGCTTAGAAATACTCAGGGTAATGACATCGCGGCAGCATGCGGTCAACTTGCAATAAAAGAAAAATAA
- a CDS encoding UTP--glucose-1-phosphate uridylyltransferase: MLQNAFPKFKEKMAGENLPQIVIDTFEYYYAQLLSGKTGLLPESEIQPISELQNSEKLSNDFKEFGKKVLKNSVMIKLNGGLGTSMGLSEAKSLLKVKDSLTFLDIIVRQAISSEIPIVLMNSFNTQKKSLEILNNYKELKQTIPFDFLQHKIPKINSDNFEPIEFHNNKNHEWCPPGHGEIYTALVTSGMLEKLLSNNFEYAFISNSDNLGAVMDFSILGFFAKNNFPFLMEVTNRTEADKKGGHLAKHSNGQLILREAAQCHVEDESEFQNIDKHKFFNTNNIWINLKSLKNILEDNNNILGLPMIVNKKTVDPRNLKSQSVFQLETAMGSAISVFKNASAVVVPRTRFAPVKTTDDLLAVRSDNYILTEDFRVIVNPIRKLNPLYVKLDPKFYKHVDELDDKIPHPLSLVDCEKLIVNGNYSFGKNIKIVGNVKLENHSNEQMVIGNDHVLKTKQ, encoded by the coding sequence TTGTTACAAAATGCTTTTCCAAAGTTTAAAGAAAAAATGGCGGGTGAAAACCTTCCCCAAATAGTAATAGATACTTTTGAATATTATTATGCTCAATTATTGAGCGGGAAAACCGGTCTGCTTCCCGAATCCGAAATTCAACCAATTAGCGAATTGCAAAACTCAGAAAAATTATCAAATGATTTTAAGGAGTTCGGCAAAAAAGTTTTGAAGAATTCCGTAATGATAAAATTGAACGGCGGTTTAGGTACTAGCATGGGATTGAGTGAAGCAAAATCTCTTTTAAAAGTTAAAGATAGCCTTACATTTTTAGATATAATTGTACGTCAAGCAATTAGTTCCGAAATTCCAATAGTTTTGATGAATAGTTTTAATACACAAAAAAAGTCATTGGAAATATTAAACAATTATAAGGAACTAAAACAAACCATTCCATTTGATTTTCTTCAGCACAAAATTCCAAAAATAAATTCCGATAATTTTGAACCAATTGAATTTCATAATAACAAAAACCATGAGTGGTGCCCGCCCGGACACGGAGAAATTTATACCGCTCTTGTAACAAGCGGAATGCTGGAAAAATTACTATCAAATAATTTTGAGTATGCATTCATTTCTAATTCGGATAATCTTGGCGCAGTAATGGATTTCTCAATTTTGGGATTTTTTGCAAAAAATAATTTCCCGTTCTTGATGGAAGTTACCAACCGTACCGAAGCTGATAAGAAAGGCGGACATTTGGCAAAACATAGCAACGGTCAATTAATTTTACGTGAAGCCGCTCAATGTCATGTTGAAGATGAAAGCGAATTTCAAAATATTGATAAGCATAAATTTTTTAACACAAATAATATTTGGATTAATTTAAAATCATTAAAAAATATTTTGGAAGACAACAATAATATTCTGGGTCTTCCAATGATAGTTAACAAAAAAACCGTTGATCCAAGAAATTTAAAATCGCAAAGTGTATTTCAATTAGAAACAGCAATGGGTTCGGCAATTTCTGTTTTTAAAAATGCGTCCGCGGTCGTGGTTCCCAGAACCCGTTTTGCGCCGGTTAAAACAACAGATGATTTACTTGCGGTTAGATCAGACAATTATATTTTAACTGAAGATTTTAGAGTAATTGTAAATCCTATTAGAAAATTAAATCCGCTTTATGTAAAACTTGATCCAAAATTTTATAAGCATGTAGACGAATTAGATGATAAGATACCGCATCCGCTTTCACTTGTTGACTGCGAAAAGCTGATTGTGAACGGTAATTATTCATTTGGAAAAAATATTAAAATAGTTGGAAACGTTAAACTTGAGAATCACTCAAATGAACAAATGGTAATTGGCAACGATCATGTTTTAAAAACTAAACAATAA
- a CDS encoding SPOR domain-containing protein, with amino-acid sequence MNINYKNIVIIIFLFIVSGCGYWSNFKTYFNTYYNALEIFTEAESEVKDLRKDLFGFEELKITSNTSKKFDNVIKKTSAIMQYNKDSDYFEDALLMTGKSFYYQQNYSRALRKFAELELIPDSKLSLENKLWIGKSHLQLRETEKALEELDNVKKIALEENEQEIIEEAYKAKIGYFLYDKDYQSSTEEIKKFLETDISDELRAEVLYELGALYVKLEDYKEAEKALAFVQDYSPTPETEFKSRFELAKIQKKFGNLENSLELLDELRDEGKFADNLDKINLEIGKINYEKGNIELALDSFTDVDTTFTKTEAGGIAGFYRAEIIEKYIHDYDSSLVLYKKTISSPASVEYKDKAKSKAVLLDKYINLRKELARLDRDFQYLTNEERFIKDSLDYVQQVKLDSAKTASGSNQNVRGGTRNTKTTITSKLIKPARPKISVDSIHALNSKQYFELANLFFTELNYPDSAYIYYNLSLNEKEENPNQAQTYYAIGSYYLTINEKAKADSMFNLVFEKFPFNRLRNEAAKHLGKPLYDFDKDPVEEEYTAAEEMFNNSDYKNALKNLFKIYRKHPNSIFASKSLYTIGFILENKLNLPDSAASIYDTLNTKYKTTEYAKSIQIKLNGYKDSKVDKKDHTEKKAAVKDSIKTQQVDIKSDDGRIIENEIVSDNVESDKEETDNVEVIEEKNDLKNNEAVNSNENKINDKEINDNEVTEVVNEKVDSITTNSFDISNIPVISRDIYKNDKLYYVQISSWQSEKIAKSEVDKLKEQNHNAFFVKTFVDNLSKIYFRVLIGPFNSFMEAKKVRMKFNKY; translated from the coding sequence ATGAATATAAATTATAAAAATATTGTAATAATAATTTTTCTTTTTATCGTTAGCGGCTGCGGATATTGGAGTAATTTTAAAACCTATTTTAACACTTATTATAATGCTCTGGAAATTTTTACTGAAGCCGAATCAGAAGTTAAAGACCTAAGAAAAGATTTATTCGGCTTTGAGGAATTAAAAATTACTAGCAATACGAGCAAAAAATTTGATAATGTAATTAAAAAAACTTCAGCAATAATGCAGTACAATAAAGATTCAGATTATTTTGAAGACGCTTTGCTTATGACAGGAAAGTCATTTTATTATCAGCAAAATTATTCAAGAGCATTAAGAAAATTTGCTGAATTGGAATTAATTCCAGACAGTAAATTATCCCTTGAAAACAAACTTTGGATTGGCAAATCACATCTTCAACTTAGAGAAACAGAAAAAGCATTAGAAGAACTTGATAATGTAAAAAAAATTGCACTTGAAGAAAATGAACAGGAAATTATTGAAGAAGCTTATAAGGCAAAGATTGGATATTTTTTATATGATAAAGATTACCAAAGTTCAACGGAAGAAATTAAAAAATTTTTAGAAACCGATATTTCTGATGAACTGAGAGCTGAAGTTTTATATGAACTTGGCGCGCTGTATGTTAAGCTAGAAGATTATAAAGAAGCCGAAAAAGCACTAGCATTTGTTCAAGATTATTCTCCAACTCCTGAAACTGAATTTAAAAGCAGATTTGAATTAGCTAAAATTCAAAAAAAATTCGGAAATTTAGAAAACAGTCTGGAACTGCTTGACGAATTACGAGACGAAGGAAAGTTTGCCGATAACCTTGATAAAATAAATTTGGAAATCGGTAAGATAAATTATGAAAAAGGAAATATAGAATTAGCGTTAGACAGTTTTACCGATGTTGATACTACATTTACAAAAACTGAAGCCGGTGGAATTGCCGGATTCTATCGAGCAGAAATTATTGAAAAATACATTCATGATTATGACAGTTCCTTGGTACTTTACAAAAAAACAATAAGTTCGCCTGCCTCCGTTGAATATAAGGATAAGGCTAAAAGTAAAGCCGTTCTTTTAGATAAATATATAAACTTAAGGAAAGAATTAGCAAGATTAGATAGAGATTTTCAATATTTAACAAATGAAGAAAGATTTATTAAAGATTCACTTGATTATGTGCAGCAGGTAAAATTAGACTCCGCAAAAACGGCTTCAGGATCAAATCAAAATGTAAGAGGCGGAACAAGGAATACAAAGACAACAATAACTTCAAAATTAATTAAACCGGCACGACCAAAAATTAGTGTTGATTCAATTCACGCATTAAATAGCAAACAGTATTTTGAACTTGCCAATCTTTTTTTCACTGAACTGAATTACCCTGATTCGGCTTATATATATTATAATTTGTCTTTAAATGAAAAGGAAGAAAATCCAAATCAAGCACAAACATATTATGCGATTGGAAGTTATTATCTTACAATAAATGAAAAAGCTAAAGCTGACAGCATGTTCAATTTGGTTTTCGAAAAATTCCCTTTTAACAGATTAAGAAACGAAGCCGCAAAGCATTTAGGTAAACCTCTGTATGATTTTGACAAAGATCCGGTTGAAGAAGAATATACCGCAGCCGAAGAAATGTTTAACAATTCTGATTATAAAAATGCATTAAAGAATTTGTTTAAAATTTATCGAAAACACCCAAATTCAATCTTCGCTTCCAAATCTCTTTACACAATCGGGTTTATTTTGGAAAATAAACTGAATTTACCAGATTCCGCTGCTTCAATTTATGATACTTTAAATACCAAATATAAAACAACAGAATATGCTAAATCTATTCAAATTAAATTGAATGGTTATAAAGATTCAAAGGTTGATAAAAAAGATCACACTGAAAAAAAAGCTGCTGTAAAAGACTCAATAAAAACGCAACAAGTAGACATTAAATCTGACGATGGACGTATTATTGAAAATGAAATAGTATCTGATAACGTAGAGTCAGACAAAGAGGAAACAGACAATGTAGAGGTAATAGAGGAAAAAAATGATTTAAAAAATAATGAGGCAGTAAATTCGAATGAAAATAAAATAAATGATAAAGAAATAAATGATAATGAAGTTACAGAAGTAGTTAATGAAAAAGTCGATTCAATTACTACGAATTCGTTTGATATCTCAAATATTCCAGTTATAAGCAGAGATATTTACAAGAATGATAAGCTATATTATGTGCAAATTTCTTCGTGGCAAAGCGAAAAAATCGCCAAATCCGAGGTAGATAAATTAAAAGAGCAGAATCATAACGCTTTTTTCGTCAAAACTTTTGTTGACAATTTAAGCAAAATATATTTTAGGGTACTTATTGGTCCATTCAATTCTTTTATGGAAGCAAAAAAAGTACGAATGAAATTCAACAAATATTAA